The Xanthomonas sp. DAR 34887 genome has a segment encoding these proteins:
- a CDS encoding amino acid permease, translating into MLKSLLRVKPIEPAGHVDAGEPFEGSLEGEVTLKRTLTAKHLIMLGIGAVIGAGIFVLTGQAAANHAGPAVMLSFVFAGIACAFAGLCYAEFAAMMPVSGSAYSYSYTTLGEGVAWFIGWCLVLEYLFAGSSVAVGWSAYLISFLTGTLGLPFPAELASAPLTWTGHAFVASGSIVNLPAVLIVAAVSALCYVGVTQSAFVNAIVVAIKVLVICLFVGFGVSHVDPANWHPFIPENTGPGEFGWSGVFRAASIVFFSYIGFDAVSTSAGETKDPQRNMPIGILVSLAVCTVIYIIVCAVLTGLLPYTQLGTAKPVATALEHYPSLAWLKTAVEIGAIAGLSSVVLVMLMAQPRIFYTMSRDGLLPKLFGKVHRRFHTPYVGTIFVGVVAALLAGLIPLDVLGELVSMGTLLAFATVCIGVMVLRFTKPELPRPFRVPFAMLICPLGALACLFLFFQAFQEHWKVFVGWTVIGLLIYFGYGIRHSRLAKA; encoded by the coding sequence ATGCTGAAGTCTCTGTTGAGGGTCAAGCCGATCGAGCCTGCCGGCCACGTCGATGCCGGCGAACCGTTCGAAGGCAGCCTGGAAGGCGAAGTCACGCTGAAACGGACCCTCACCGCCAAGCACCTGATCATGCTCGGCATCGGTGCGGTGATCGGCGCGGGCATCTTCGTGCTGACCGGCCAGGCCGCGGCCAACCATGCCGGCCCGGCAGTGATGCTGTCGTTCGTGTTCGCCGGCATCGCCTGCGCCTTCGCCGGCCTGTGCTACGCCGAGTTCGCGGCGATGATGCCGGTCTCCGGCAGCGCCTACTCCTACTCCTACACCACCCTGGGCGAAGGCGTGGCCTGGTTCATCGGCTGGTGCCTGGTACTGGAATACCTGTTCGCCGGCTCCAGCGTCGCGGTCGGCTGGTCGGCCTACCTGATCAGCTTCCTCACCGGCACCCTCGGGCTGCCGTTCCCGGCCGAACTGGCCAGCGCGCCGCTGACCTGGACCGGCCATGCCTTCGTCGCCTCCGGCAGCATCGTCAACCTGCCGGCGGTGCTGATCGTGGCCGCGGTCAGCGCGCTGTGCTACGTGGGCGTCACCCAGTCCGCGTTCGTCAACGCCATCGTGGTGGCGATCAAGGTCCTGGTGATCTGCCTGTTCGTCGGCTTCGGCGTGTCCCATGTGGATCCGGCCAACTGGCACCCGTTCATCCCCGAGAACACCGGGCCGGGCGAGTTCGGCTGGAGCGGCGTGTTCCGCGCCGCCTCGATCGTGTTCTTCTCCTACATCGGCTTCGACGCGGTCTCCACCTCCGCCGGCGAAACCAAGGACCCGCAGCGCAACATGCCGATCGGCATCCTGGTCTCGCTGGCGGTGTGCACGGTGATCTACATCATCGTCTGCGCGGTGCTGACCGGCCTGCTGCCCTATACCCAGCTCGGCACCGCCAAGCCGGTGGCCACCGCCCTGGAGCACTACCCGAGCCTGGCCTGGCTGAAGACCGCGGTGGAGATCGGCGCGATCGCCGGCCTGTCCTCGGTGGTGCTGGTGATGTTGATGGCGCAGCCGCGCATCTTCTACACCATGTCCCGCGACGGCCTGCTGCCCAAGCTGTTCGGCAAGGTCCACCGCAGGTTCCACACGCCCTACGTGGGCACCATCTTCGTCGGCGTGGTCGCCGCGCTGCTGGCCGGGCTGATCCCGCTGGACGTGCTCGGCGAACTGGTGTCGATGGGCACCCTGCTCGCCTTCGCCACGGTCTGCATCGGGGTGATGGTGCTGCGCTTCACCAAGCCGGAGCTGCCGCGCCCGTTCCGGGTGCCGTTCGCGATGCTGATCTGCCCGCTCGGCGCGCTGGCCTGCCTGTTCCTGTTCTTCCAGGCCTTCCAGGAACACTGGAAGGTGTTCGTCGGCTGGACCGTGATCGGTCTGCTCATCTATTTCGGCTACGGCATCCGCCACAGCCGCCTGGCCAAGGCCTGA
- a CDS encoding methylthioribulose 1-phosphate dehydratase, with translation MNALPYDSERLRTLAHLLIDNIRELSQAGWTPATSSNFSHRLDDRHAAITVSGRDKGRLVEDDIMVVDFDGQAVGRPLRPSAETLLHTQLYRRFPEIGCVLHTHSPVQTVASRLYAGAGHIRLEGYELLKALHGNQTHETAVDLPVFANTQDMTVLAAQVDALLDRTPLWGYLIDGHGLYAWGRDMAEARRHLEAIEFLLHCELELRKLRATG, from the coding sequence ATGAACGCACTGCCCTACGATTCCGAGCGCCTGCGCACGCTGGCGCACCTGCTGATCGACAACATCCGCGAACTCTCGCAGGCCGGCTGGACCCCAGCCACCAGCAGCAATTTCTCGCACCGCCTGGACGATCGCCATGCCGCGATCACCGTCTCCGGCCGCGACAAGGGCCGGCTGGTGGAGGACGACATCATGGTGGTGGACTTCGACGGCCAGGCGGTCGGCCGGCCACTGCGCCCGTCCGCCGAGACCCTGCTGCACACCCAGCTGTACCGCCGCTTCCCCGAGATCGGCTGCGTGCTGCACACCCATTCGCCGGTGCAGACCGTCGCCTCGCGCCTGTATGCCGGCGCCGGCCACATCCGCCTGGAAGGCTACGAATTGCTGAAGGCGCTGCACGGCAACCAGACCCACGAGACCGCGGTGGACCTGCCGGTGTTCGCCAACACCCAGGACATGACCGTGCTGGCCGCGCAGGTGGACGCGCTGCTGGACCGCACGCCGCTGTGGGGCTACCTGATCGACGGCCACGGCCTGTACGCCTGGGGCCGCGACATGGCCGAGGCGCGCCGCCACCTGGAAGCCATCGAGTTCCTGCTGCATTGCGAACTGGAACTGCGCAAGCTGCGCGCGACCGGCTGA
- the serA gene encoding phosphoglycerate dehydrogenase, which yields MSPKKTSFPKQDIRVLLLEGISQTAIDVFRAAGYSQIELHAKSLPEEELKARIAEAHIVGIRSRTQLSAEVLAQAKRLIAVGCFCIGTNQVDLDAAELAGIPVFNAPYSNTRSVAELVIAEAILLLRGIPQKNAECHRGGWSKSAAGSHETRGKVLGIVGYGHIGTQVGVLAEALGMQVIFHDIEAKLSLGNARAATDLDDLLARSDVVTLHVPETASTKDMIGAAQIAQMKPGAHLINASRGTVIDIAALDAALSSGHIGGAAVDVFPVEPKGNGDVFESPLAAHDNVILTPHVGGSTLEAQDNIGVEVAAKLVRYSDNGSTLSAVNFPEVTLPEHAESLRLLHIHRNVPGVLSQINELFSRHNVNIDGQFLRTDPKVGYVVIDVAASEELAGVLKDELGQIAGTLRTRILY from the coding sequence ATGTCGCCCAAGAAAACCTCGTTTCCGAAGCAGGACATCCGCGTCCTGCTGCTCGAAGGCATCAGCCAGACCGCCATCGACGTGTTCCGCGCCGCCGGCTACTCGCAGATCGAACTGCACGCCAAATCGCTGCCGGAAGAGGAACTGAAGGCGCGCATCGCCGAGGCGCACATCGTCGGCATCCGCTCGCGCACCCAGCTCAGCGCCGAGGTGCTGGCGCAGGCCAAGCGCCTGATCGCGGTCGGTTGCTTCTGCATCGGCACCAACCAGGTGGACCTGGACGCGGCCGAGCTGGCCGGCATTCCGGTGTTCAACGCGCCCTACTCCAATACACGCAGCGTCGCCGAGCTGGTCATCGCCGAGGCGATCCTGCTGTTGCGCGGCATTCCGCAGAAGAACGCCGAATGCCACCGCGGCGGCTGGTCGAAATCGGCCGCCGGCAGCCACGAGACCCGCGGCAAGGTGCTGGGCATCGTCGGCTACGGCCATATCGGCACCCAGGTCGGCGTGCTGGCCGAAGCGCTGGGCATGCAGGTGATCTTCCACGACATCGAGGCCAAGCTGTCGCTGGGCAACGCGCGCGCGGCGACCGATCTGGACGACTTGCTGGCGCGTTCGGACGTGGTCACCCTGCACGTGCCGGAGACCGCGTCGACCAAGGACATGATCGGCGCGGCGCAGATCGCGCAGATGAAGCCCGGCGCGCACCTGATCAACGCCTCGCGCGGCACCGTGATCGACATCGCCGCGCTGGACGCGGCGCTGAGCTCCGGCCACATCGGCGGCGCGGCGGTGGACGTGTTCCCGGTCGAGCCGAAGGGCAACGGCGACGTGTTCGAATCGCCGCTGGCCGCGCACGACAACGTGATCCTGACTCCGCACGTGGGCGGCAGCACGCTGGAAGCGCAGGACAACATCGGCGTGGAGGTGGCGGCCAAGCTGGTGCGCTACAGCGACAACGGCAGCACCCTGTCGGCGGTGAACTTCCCCGAGGTCACCCTGCCCGAGCACGCCGAAAGCCTGCGCCTGCTGCACATCCACCGCAACGTGCCGGGCGTGCTGTCGCAGATCAACGAACTGTTCTCGCGCCACAACGTCAACATCGACGGCCAGTTCCTGCGCACCGACCCCAAGGTCGGCTACGTGGTCATCGACGTCGCCGCCAGCGAGGAACTGGCCGGCGTGCTGAAGGACGAGCTGGGGCAGATCGCCGGGACCTTGCGGACGCGGATTCTCTACTGA
- a CDS encoding amino acid permease, whose translation MFKQLWATKHPHAAHEDAGGLGLQRALGPWGLTALGIGAVIGGGIFVITGQAAANHAGPAIMLSFVLAALCCAFCALAYAEFAAMVPVSGSAYTYTYATFGELAAWFIGWMLVLEYGVSASAVAVSWTGYFLSLLDHFGIHLPAALVNAPLDGKLQRTGAIANLPAAGIVLLLTWLCYVGIRKSSAMNMAMVVLKTGLILLVIAAGWKYVDPANWHPFIPANEGPGKYGMDGVLRGAAMVFFAYIGFEAVSVAAQESHRPQRDLPIGMILSLVICTVLYIAMAAVMTGLVPFAQLGTDEPVVTAVAAHPQLGWLRVVVEVGALIGLSSVVLVMIIGQPRIFMIIARDGLLPPLFTKIHPKYRTPHINTVITGIGIALLAALFPLDVLGELTSMGTLIAFAAVCAGVLILRRTQPDLPRPFRIPFAWPICIAGVLSCVALLSAMTAHNWLLMAGWTVLGLLIYFGYGFRHSRLRRTGQG comes from the coding sequence ATGTTCAAACAACTCTGGGCCACCAAACATCCCCACGCCGCCCACGAGGACGCCGGCGGCCTGGGCCTGCAGCGCGCGCTCGGCCCCTGGGGCCTGACCGCACTGGGCATCGGCGCGGTGATCGGCGGCGGCATCTTCGTCATCACCGGCCAGGCCGCGGCCAACCACGCCGGCCCGGCGATCATGCTGTCGTTCGTGCTGGCCGCGCTGTGCTGCGCGTTCTGCGCGCTGGCCTACGCCGAGTTCGCGGCGATGGTGCCGGTCTCCGGCAGCGCCTACACCTACACCTACGCCACCTTCGGCGAACTGGCGGCCTGGTTCATCGGCTGGATGCTGGTGCTGGAATACGGCGTGTCGGCCTCGGCGGTGGCGGTGAGCTGGACCGGCTATTTCCTGAGCCTGCTCGACCATTTCGGCATCCACCTGCCCGCGGCGCTGGTCAACGCGCCGCTGGACGGCAAGCTGCAGCGCACCGGCGCGATCGCCAACCTGCCCGCCGCCGGCATCGTGCTGCTGCTGACCTGGCTGTGCTACGTCGGCATCCGCAAGTCCTCGGCGATGAACATGGCGATGGTGGTGCTGAAGACCGGGCTGATCCTGCTGGTCATCGCGGCCGGCTGGAAGTACGTGGACCCGGCCAACTGGCACCCGTTCATCCCGGCCAACGAAGGCCCCGGCAAGTACGGCATGGACGGCGTGCTGCGCGGCGCGGCGATGGTGTTCTTCGCCTACATCGGCTTCGAGGCGGTGTCGGTGGCGGCGCAGGAGTCGCACCGGCCGCAGCGCGACCTGCCGATCGGCATGATCCTGTCGCTGGTGATCTGCACCGTGCTGTACATCGCCATGGCCGCGGTGATGACCGGACTGGTGCCGTTCGCGCAACTGGGCACCGACGAGCCGGTGGTGACCGCGGTCGCGGCACATCCGCAACTGGGCTGGCTGCGGGTGGTGGTCGAGGTCGGCGCGCTGATCGGCCTGTCTTCGGTGGTGCTGGTGATGATCATCGGTCAGCCGCGGATCTTCATGATCATCGCCCGCGATGGCCTGCTGCCGCCGCTGTTCACCAAGATCCATCCCAAATACCGCACCCCGCACATCAACACGGTGATCACCGGTATCGGCATCGCACTGCTGGCGGCGCTGTTCCCGCTGGACGTGCTCGGCGAACTGACCTCGATGGGCACGCTGATCGCCTTCGCCGCGGTCTGCGCCGGGGTGCTGATCCTGCGCCGCACCCAGCCGGACCTGCCGCGCCCGTTCCGCATCCCGTTCGCCTGGCCGATCTGCATCGCCGGGGTGCTCAGCTGCGTGGCGCTGCTGTCGGCGATGACCGCGCACAACTGGCTGCTGATGGCCGGCTGGACCGTGCTCGGCCTGCTGATCTATTTCGGCTACGGCTTCCGCCACAGCCGTCTGCGCCGCACCGGCCAAGGCTGA
- the mtnC gene encoding acireductone synthase → MASPRVILTDIEGTTSSISFVKDVLFPYARHALPDFVRAHGQQPQVRQWLDAVATECGGICTDAVIVETLQGWIDQDRKHTALKALQGMIWEAGYQDADFAAHIYPDAAPALRRWHADGHPLYVYSSGSVPAQKLFFGHSDAGDLTGLFSGWFDTEVGAKREAASYARIAEATGAPAAQIVFLSDVVAELDAAREAGLDTVLVDRREDYPEPRLGDACNGHRRVENFAELAF, encoded by the coding sequence ATGGCCAGCCCGCGCGTGATCCTGACCGACATCGAAGGCACCACCAGCAGCATCTCCTTCGTCAAGGACGTGCTGTTTCCCTACGCGCGCCACGCCCTGCCCGACTTCGTCCGCGCGCACGGCCAGCAGCCGCAGGTGCGGCAGTGGCTGGATGCGGTGGCGACCGAATGCGGCGGCATCTGCACCGATGCGGTGATCGTGGAGACGCTGCAGGGCTGGATCGACCAGGACCGCAAGCACACCGCGCTGAAGGCCTTGCAGGGCATGATCTGGGAGGCCGGCTACCAGGATGCCGACTTCGCCGCGCACATCTATCCCGACGCCGCGCCGGCGTTGCGCCGCTGGCATGCCGACGGCCACCCGCTGTACGTGTATTCGTCCGGCTCGGTGCCGGCACAGAAACTGTTCTTCGGCCATAGCGACGCCGGCGACCTGACCGGGCTGTTCTCCGGCTGGTTCGACACCGAGGTCGGCGCCAAGCGCGAAGCGGCCAGTTACGCGCGCATCGCCGAGGCGACCGGCGCGCCGGCCGCGCAGATCGTGTTCCTGTCGGACGTGGTCGCCGAACTCGATGCGGCGCGCGAGGCCGGGCTGGACACGGTGCTGGTCGATCGCCGCGAGGACTATCCCGAACCGCGCCTGGGCGATGCCTGCAACGGCCACCGGCGCGTTGAGAACTTCGCCGAGCTGGCGTTCTGA
- a CDS encoding DUF2388 domain-containing protein: MNRVTARCALLLILSVPAFAQASSFAGSSAGSASAGSAGSSASSDSSSGDDKLVLQARDDAAGFVASAGRIRGVQLEAALRVLRERNPQAQQASDLQLAQAILAL, translated from the coding sequence ATGAACCGAGTGACCGCGCGCTGCGCCCTGTTGTTGATCCTGTCCGTCCCCGCGTTCGCGCAGGCTTCCAGCTTCGCCGGCAGTTCCGCCGGTTCCGCCTCGGCCGGCTCCGCGGGCAGTTCCGCGTCTTCGGACAGCAGCTCCGGCGACGACAAACTGGTGCTGCAGGCGCGCGACGACGCGGCCGGCTTCGTCGCCAGCGCCGGCCGCATCCGCGGCGTGCAGCTGGAGGCGGCGCTGCGCGTGCTGCGCGAACGCAACCCGCAGGCGCAGCAGGCCAGCGACCTGCAACTGGCGCAGGCCATCCTGGCACTGTGA
- a CDS encoding NUDIX hydrolase produces MPDLSLRRQLQAYAVRWPQEAEVAAQFLALLDDAQDPFVRERLDGHFTGSAWLVSADGSRTLLTHHRKLQRWLQLGGHADGDRDLALVALKEAEEESGLPGLALQDGALFDLDRHWIPERQDVPGHWHFDARYVVRAGADEAFAVSAESLALAWRPIAELLAEPDLDPSLRRMAGKWLAHSGG; encoded by the coding sequence ATGCCCGACCTATCCCTGCGCCGCCAGTTGCAGGCCTATGCCGTCCGTTGGCCGCAGGAGGCCGAGGTTGCCGCGCAATTCCTGGCGTTGCTGGACGATGCGCAGGACCCGTTCGTGCGCGAACGCCTGGACGGCCATTTCACCGGTTCGGCCTGGCTGGTCAGCGCCGACGGCAGCCGCACCCTGCTGACCCACCACCGCAAGCTGCAGCGCTGGCTGCAGCTGGGCGGGCACGCCGACGGCGACCGCGACCTGGCGCTGGTGGCGCTGAAGGAAGCCGAGGAGGAATCCGGGCTGCCGGGTCTGGCGCTGCAGGACGGCGCGCTGTTCGATCTGGACCGGCACTGGATCCCTGAGCGCCAGGACGTGCCCGGGCACTGGCATTTCGACGCGCGCTACGTGGTGCGCGCCGGCGCCGACGAGGCGTTCGCGGTCAGCGCCGAATCGCTGGCCCTGGCCTGGCGCCCGATCGCCGAGCTGCTGGCCGAACCGGACCTGGATCCGTCGCTGCGGCGCATGGCCGGCAAGTGGCTGGCGCACAGCGGCGGCTGA
- a CDS encoding DUF4105 domain-containing protein: protein MPRRRLRRLAWLALLGLVCALPAQAMRLQVDASGLSASERAASQALLDATLPRLPPAWTAAIETPLTLQWRDDLPERVHGRAQARNLLLNKALLRAWMAQPVADTADGDVVDPARRPAVAALLHELAHFYDRSAAGRLSSDPRLLDLAGWQVSPMRLGLRVSHNAFSERSPDRYELKSPAEFVAVNLEHFLLDPDYACRRPALARYFAQRLAWSPPASACAPGLAYLQDPLADEAALLQLDPARVYAIDYLLAEGNAQPMSHWGHSMLRLVICAPGRAPGPDCRLDLAYHKVLSFRAFVDDVQISNVRGLIGSYPSRLFVLPLRQVVDDYTQVQLRGLQSIPLRLSADERAALLERAAQLHWSYDGRYYFLSNNCAVETYKLLHDGVPRLAGARLAGISPTGLLRRLARAGIADTAVLDDADAATRQGYYFAPASAHYAAMFAVARAQLALPARSVEAWLDLPAAQRAPWLQRGDLRASAALLLLENAARRRQEQRGRDALKRRYLAGPRGLRVADDAAIAARANAAVDGARAAGADVTAGAAAAAGASQTRDAAAAVRALLAQQGLLSQPSTLLQGRPGYGLPQAPERAWLQQQGQARIDALRSDGAALQARLHALLPPPLRAELQQIDANLAALGSRLRDLNRDSGGLQLLSPSLLQPVDTK, encoded by the coding sequence ATGCCGCGCCGGCGGCTGCGCCGGCTGGCGTGGCTGGCGCTGCTCGGGCTGGTGTGCGCGCTGCCTGCGCAGGCGATGCGGTTGCAGGTCGATGCGAGCGGATTGAGCGCATCCGAACGCGCGGCCAGCCAGGCGCTGCTCGACGCGACGCTGCCCAGGCTGCCGCCGGCCTGGACCGCAGCGATCGAGACGCCGCTGACGCTGCAATGGCGCGACGATCTGCCCGAGCGGGTGCACGGCCGGGCGCAGGCGCGCAACCTGCTGTTGAACAAGGCCTTGCTGCGCGCATGGATGGCGCAGCCTGTTGCCGATACCGCCGACGGCGACGTGGTGGATCCGGCGCGGCGGCCGGCGGTCGCCGCGCTGCTGCACGAACTGGCGCATTTCTACGACCGCTCCGCGGCGGGCCGGCTGTCCTCGGATCCGCGCCTGCTGGATCTGGCCGGCTGGCAGGTCAGCCCGATGCGCCTGGGCCTGCGCGTGAGCCACAATGCCTTCAGCGAGCGTAGCCCGGATCGGTACGAACTCAAGTCGCCGGCGGAATTCGTCGCGGTCAACCTGGAACATTTCCTGCTGGATCCGGACTACGCGTGCCGGCGCCCGGCGTTGGCGCGGTATTTCGCGCAGCGCCTGGCCTGGTCGCCGCCGGCGAGCGCCTGCGCCCCCGGCCTGGCCTACCTGCAGGATCCGCTGGCCGACGAGGCGGCGCTGCTGCAACTGGACCCGGCGCGGGTCTACGCGATCGATTACCTGCTGGCCGAGGGCAACGCGCAGCCGATGAGCCATTGGGGCCACAGCATGCTGCGCCTGGTGATCTGCGCGCCGGGACGCGCGCCCGGTCCCGATTGCCGCCTGGACCTGGCGTATCACAAGGTGCTGTCGTTCCGCGCGTTCGTCGACGACGTGCAGATCTCCAACGTGCGCGGCCTGATCGGTTCGTATCCGTCGCGGCTGTTCGTGCTGCCGTTGCGGCAGGTGGTGGACGACTACACCCAGGTGCAGCTGCGCGGCCTGCAGTCGATTCCGCTGCGGCTGAGCGCGGACGAGCGCGCGGCGCTGCTGGAGCGTGCCGCGCAGCTGCACTGGAGCTACGACGGACGCTATTACTTTCTCAGCAACAACTGCGCGGTGGAAACCTACAAGCTGCTGCACGACGGCGTGCCGCGGCTGGCCGGCGCGCGCCTGGCCGGCATCAGCCCGACCGGCCTGCTGCGGCGCCTGGCCCGCGCCGGCATCGCCGACACCGCGGTGCTGGACGATGCGGACGCCGCCACACGCCAGGGCTACTACTTCGCGCCGGCGAGCGCGCACTACGCGGCGATGTTCGCGGTCGCGCGCGCGCAGTTGGCGTTGCCGGCGCGCAGCGTGGAAGCCTGGCTGGATCTGCCGGCGGCGCAACGCGCGCCCTGGCTGCAGCGCGGCGACCTGCGCGCCAGCGCCGCACTGTTGCTGCTGGAGAACGCCGCGCGCCGGCGCCAGGAGCAGCGCGGCCGCGATGCGTTGAAGCGGCGCTATCTGGCCGGGCCACGCGGGCTACGCGTTGCCGATGACGCCGCTATTGCGGCTCGCGCCAACGCCGCTGTCGATGGCGCGCGCGCTGCCGGGGCCGATGTCACCGCCGGTGCCGCTGCCGCGGCTGGCGCATCCCAGACCCGCGACGCTGCTGCCGCAGTGCGCGCGTTGCTGGCGCAGCAAGGTCTGTTGAGCCAACCCTCGACGTTATTGCAAGGCCGGCCCGGTTATGGGCTGCCGCAGGCGCCTGAGCGCGCCTGGCTGCAGCAACAGGGACAGGCGCGGATCGACGCGCTGCGCAGCGACGGCGCCGCGCTGCAGGCGCGTCTGCACGCCTTGCTGCCGCCGCCGCTGCGCGCGGAACTGCAGCAGATCGACGCGAACCTGGCGGCGCTGGGTTCGCGGTTGCGCGATCTCAACCGCGACAGCGGCGGGCTACAGTTGTTGTCGCCGTCGCTGCTGCAGCCTGTGGATACGAAATAA
- a CDS encoding 1,2-dihydroxy-3-keto-5-methylthiopentene dioxygenase — MSRLRIFAETTPDAPLFDSRDGDAIAAELRKIGVTFERWQADQPIEAGATPEAVMAAYKSDIDRLVAEHGFKTVDVVSIAPDHPQREEMRKKFLDEHFHKEDEVRFFVAGSGLFTLHVDGKVYEIECVQNDLIAVPDGTHHWFDMGPEPRFIAIRFFTEPDGWVGHFTGTDIAQRFPRYEAALRGEAN, encoded by the coding sequence ATGAGCCGACTCCGCATCTTCGCCGAAACCACTCCCGACGCGCCGCTGTTCGACAGCCGCGATGGCGACGCGATCGCCGCCGAGCTGCGCAAGATCGGCGTCACCTTCGAGCGCTGGCAGGCCGACCAGCCGATCGAGGCCGGCGCCACCCCGGAGGCGGTAATGGCCGCCTACAAGAGCGATATCGACCGGCTGGTGGCCGAGCACGGCTTCAAGACCGTGGACGTGGTCAGCATCGCCCCGGACCATCCGCAGCGCGAGGAGATGCGCAAGAAGTTCCTCGACGAGCATTTCCACAAGGAAGACGAGGTGCGCTTCTTCGTCGCCGGCTCGGGCCTGTTCACCCTGCATGTGGACGGCAAGGTCTACGAAATCGAATGCGTGCAGAACGACCTGATCGCGGTGCCGGACGGCACCCACCACTGGTTCGACATGGGCCCGGAGCCGCGCTTCATCGCGATCCGCTTCTTCACCGAGCCCGATGGCTGGGTCGGCCATTTCACCGGCACCGACATCGCCCAGCGCTTCCCGCGCTACGAAGCGGCGCTGCGCGGCGAGGCGAACTGA
- a CDS encoding FAD-binding oxidoreductase: MTDPRLDALTHAVPGLRLKTDPADLEHYGRDWTQRWTPAPLAIALPATVEEVQAVLRWANDHAVAVVPSGGRTGLSGGAVAAHGELVLSLERMNKALAFDAVDRTLTVQAGMPLEAVHNAAREHGLVYPVDFAARGSCSIGGNIATNAGGIRVIRYGNTREWIAGLKVVTGNGELLELNRGLIKNSSGYDFRQLLIGSEGTLGVVVEATLRLTDPPPPSNVMLLALPSFEVLMQVFAAFRGRLQLEAFEFFTDRALQHVLAHGAQAPFDTVYPYYVVTEYASGDEAQEAAALAAFEACMEQGWVLDGVISQSDAQAAQLWRLREGITEAVARYKPYKNDVSVRISAMPAFLAQTQALLGEAYPQFDVVWFGHIGDGNLHINVLKPDATADAEFIAACEQVTKLLAQVLAEHGGSISAEHGIGLVKKPYLQSTRSAEEIALMRAVKRVFDPAGLLNPGKLFDP, from the coding sequence ATGACCGACCCGCGCCTGGACGCCCTTACGCACGCCGTTCCCGGACTGCGCCTGAAGACCGACCCCGCCGACCTGGAGCACTACGGCCGCGACTGGACCCAGCGCTGGACGCCGGCGCCGCTGGCGATCGCGTTGCCGGCGACGGTGGAGGAGGTGCAGGCGGTGCTGCGCTGGGCCAACGACCATGCGGTGGCGGTGGTGCCCTCCGGCGGCCGTACCGGCCTGTCCGGCGGCGCGGTGGCCGCGCACGGCGAACTGGTGCTGAGCCTGGAGCGGATGAACAAGGCACTGGCGTTCGATGCGGTCGATCGCACCCTCACCGTGCAGGCCGGCATGCCGCTGGAGGCGGTGCACAACGCGGCGCGCGAGCACGGGCTGGTGTATCCGGTGGATTTCGCCGCGCGCGGCTCGTGTTCGATCGGCGGCAACATCGCCACCAACGCCGGCGGCATCCGCGTGATCCGCTACGGCAATACCCGCGAATGGATCGCCGGACTCAAGGTGGTGACCGGCAACGGCGAGCTGCTCGAACTCAACCGCGGGCTGATCAAGAATTCCAGCGGCTACGATTTCCGTCAGCTGCTGATCGGCTCCGAAGGCACCCTGGGCGTCGTCGTGGAGGCCACGCTGCGGCTGACCGACCCGCCGCCGCCGAGCAACGTGATGCTGCTGGCGCTGCCGTCGTTCGAGGTGCTGATGCAGGTGTTCGCCGCCTTCCGCGGCCGCCTGCAGCTGGAAGCGTTCGAATTCTTCACCGACCGCGCGTTGCAGCACGTGCTGGCGCATGGCGCGCAGGCGCCGTTCGACACGGTCTATCCGTATTACGTGGTCACCGAGTACGCCAGCGGCGACGAAGCGCAGGAAGCCGCGGCGCTGGCCGCGTTCGAAGCGTGCATGGAGCAGGGCTGGGTGCTGGACGGGGTGATCAGCCAGAGCGATGCGCAGGCGGCGCAGCTGTGGCGTTTGCGCGAAGGCATCACCGAAGCGGTGGCGCGCTACAAGCCGTACAAGAACGACGTGTCGGTGCGGATCTCGGCGATGCCGGCGTTCCTGGCGCAGACCCAGGCGCTGCTCGGCGAAGCCTATCCACAGTTCGACGTGGTCTGGTTCGGCCACATCGGCGACGGCAACCTGCACATCAACGTGCTCAAGCCCGATGCCACCGCCGACGCGGAGTTCATCGCCGCCTGCGAACAGGTCACCAAGCTGCTGGCGCAGGTGCTGGCCGAGCATGGCGGCAGCATCTCCGCCGAACACGGCATCGGCCTGGTCAAGAAGCCGTATCTGCAAAGCACCCGCAGCGCCGAGGAGATCGCGCTGATGCGCGCGGTCAAACGCGTGTTCGATCCGGCCGGGCTGCTCAACCCGGGCAAGCTGTTCGACCCCTGA